Below is a window of Electrophorus electricus isolate fEleEle1 chromosome 12, fEleEle1.pri, whole genome shotgun sequence DNA.
CTCAGTTGGATTAACACTGAGGCATGGTATTCCTTACACAGATTAGGAACAGTCCTAGtctaaaaagtatttttaatgaaCTCCCATTGACCATGTATTTTGGTCCATTACACTGGACTTCTGTCGCACTAGACCCAATCCAAAGCTGAACGAAACATACTTGTTAAGCCAAAACCAAACCTAGCCTatataataaaagcatttaatattacatttttaaagttcacTGATGTAATAATGATGCTGGTTAACGTTTGCTGAGGAACTGAAATTGTGTGAATGAGCTCATTACAATGGATCCAAACAAtgtttcaaaaaaacaaacaaaaccccctaaaacaaagaaaaaacactactgtaaataaataaatccttcaACAaccaaaatgccataaaaatcaaattgcacttgGTCTCATATGAACACAAATGATTAATTTAGTTAGTGACTATTTCTCAGTTACTGGTGTTCACAAGGTTGCAATGTAATCAAACTGTTTTGTTGgggaaaaaattatttaatatatatttatgaatcaaatcaacatttcagcacaagtggaaaaaaaaggatataATATGAACGCATCAAAGTAGGTGCCTCTACACATCTGGTAAAACTTAGATGGTCTAAAATGGATTGGGTTTGACCATGTCTGAGACACCTCACATCACAAGATACTAAATGCTATACAGCTAAACAACGCTCTCACGGTCGGCAGAAACTAGCACTGCCCGGCGACAGATGGGGCACGTGGAGTTCTCAGAAAGCCAGCGGTCAATGCAGTGCACGTGGTACTCATGCGAGCAGGGCAGCTTGCGAAGCTTGTTGCCTTCTGCATACTCTGTGATGCAGACACTGCAGGTCTTGAGCGCATCACTCTCACCAAAGTTGCGCATGGAGAGGTTGTCAATCTGTTCTTTGGTGAGGCCCCGAGGCTGGTCGTCTTCTTCATCGTTGAGCAGGAAGAAATGTGCAAGCCGCAGAAAGGGCAGAGAGCCCGTCTCTTCTAGGCTAACAGGGGCTCGAGGCCTTGCTCTGCCCTCTCGGGGAGCCGTGCCTCTGGGGGTGccgttctccctctcctcccgcCGCGCTTCTGGGTCGGCCTGGCCTGAGAGTCCGGCACTACCTTCGGAGGCATCGGCCACAGAGACACTGGGATTCCCCAGCGTGTCAGCAACATCTGCAGAGGTGCCAGGGCCACGGTTTGAGTCCAAAGAGTCTGAGTCAGAGTCCATGAAGTAGCTGAGCTCTCCAAAGCCAGTCATGATCTGCCGGATCATGGACTGCAGAGCTAGGGATGTGGCCTCACCGAGTCCAGCATCGGAAATCCTTCTGATGGGAATGCGTATAGTGCTGACATAAGTCCTCACTCCGGCTCGTTCTGAGCGAGAGAAGGTCCGGCGGAAGCCTCCACGCTCAGTTTCAAACAAGAGAGTGTTGTTGGAGGTCTGCGAACGAGAGCGGGTGCGGTTAGCGATGCTGTCTCGCTCACGATACTCTCCAGGTCGCACCCTTCGTACCTGAAGATCCAGCATTATAGTTGGAGGGCGTCGTCCTGAGGCTCCTGCATCTCCAGGAGGCACCTCCCCTTGCTGGTGTGCCTGAGACACAGGTGGTGACTCTGTAGAGGCTAGTGGCTCCTGGCTATCTGCCTGTATGGCGCTCTGCCTGGACATAACATGCAGCCGAGTCCTGGAGCTACCCTCTACCTGAGCTTCTAGGACAGGCTCATGGCTGCGAGAGGGCAGGCTATGGCGGGCTTGAGGAAGTCCATCCAGCTGGTCAAGATTGAGAGGCAAACGACTCCTAGTTGTACGGGCCCTTGTTCTGCGTTGCTCTGGGCTCCGGCTCCTCGCTCTGATCTGGCCTCTGCGTGTTTGTTCCACTAGAGGCAGACTTGGTGGAGATAAAACCTGATTCTGGGGGCTGGACGGTCTGGTCACTGGGGGACTGGACGGCCTGGTCACGGGGGGATCGGACGGCCTGGTCACGGGGGGAGCGGACGGCCTGGTCACGGGGGGACCGGACGGCCTGGTCACGGGGGGACCGGACGGCCTGGTCACGGGGGGATCGGACGGCCTGGTCATGGGGGGATCGGACGGCCTGGTCACGGGGGGACCGGACGGCCTGGTCACGGGGGGACTGGGTGATCTCGTCACAGGCAGGCTGTCAGGAACAGGTACCTCTGGCTCTACTATAACagccacctcctccaccacagGCTCTTCAAGTACCTCTGCTGTCTCCATGGGTACCTCAGGCTCCTGCACTGGGCCATCTGAACTGGCCTGGCCGCCATCCAGCTGTTCTGCCTCAGTCTGCGTCTGCTGCTCAGCTAGGTTGCGGTTGACGTTGATCTCCAAGCTGAAGTGGAAGTCTCCACTGCTCGGATTGGTTCGGCTCACAGCCCGCCATGACTGGTTTCCCCGGTGACCACTTCTTGTGGTGTTGCCCGTCTGACGCACAGTGTTGAGCCAGTCGAGGAGGATGTCTCCATTAGAGGTTTCCTCAGCACCCTCGGATTCTGTTACTAAAGATGACAATCTTGATGAGTCATGACTGGATTCTCCATAGAATCTTAATACAATTGCTAAGAGAAACATAAATTAGAGAATACAACGTACCACTGGGCTCTTCCCTAATGCCTTCAGGACTGCTGCTACTGCTACCACTGCTGCTATGGGGTGGCTGCTCAGGACCATCTTTGATTTGCTGGAGGCGGTTCAACAACTCCTCCTGAGTAATCTCACCTAATAAAGAAACATATGTTGAAAGTTAGTCACTAATTTCCTATAGATCAGAGACAAGGTTTTCATGTCTACCAATTCAGACTGTCCCACATTTTGTGACCACATGCATGCTGGCATAGCTGTTGAAAGGCAGATGTGCTGGTCGCAAAGGTAAATTGTCCACATTATTCAGTGTCTCCCCAGATGATTTTATATCAGGCAagaaaaagacaacagaaagTAGAGAAAGAAATCAACTTAATCAGCAGgaataaaatctttatttaaaaatttaaacagTCAGGACATATACAACAATGAACAGAAAACTTAAAAACACTTTCCTGAGGAGAGAGCATTGTAAAATGCTGCGTATCGGACTAAACGCAGTCATTCATATATTTAACTGTATTTTAACATCTTAAAAAATGCTCAGCCTCTGTTTGCTAGGAATGCAGTGATAGAAATCTATATATTATTAACTAAAGCCATCACCCCTATCATCTAGGAGATTCTGaaagaaaatattatatataattagataCATTATTGTATACTAGAGAAATGTTGAATGGATCTCAGGGATAACAGATTTCTCCAGCTCATGAGAAAATCGGCATATGAAGAGGTCCTATGTGCTACCTGAAGTGGCAAAATTTATCAGTCCATTATATTCCTGCTTCAATTCTGACCATGGCTGGACTCATTACAGAACAGAGCTCCTCATTAAAATATATGAGGACAGGATGGCCATTAAATTAtaatgagaagagagagacctCACTTGAATCTGGAGGTGATCATTTCAATTGTTCCCAATTTGGAAAAAGAAATATGACACTATGACACACATTGTTATGCTGTTTAGAACTTTGAATTTTACTGCCATTTTGAGAAGTGTTGCATATTTCCAGCTAGTCAAACAGATCCAAGTGGAATACACTGCCATCAGTCAAGCTTTTACCTGCACTGAATGAAACCAGATTTTCTCTCTTCAATGCAATTGCACTGTATTCTATCATGCTACTGTGACGCTATCCCTGACCTTCCAGTAAGAATTCCCAGACACCATCTTTTGCAGCTTTTTCAAAGATATTTTAGCGCAATTTTATTAGACACCATAACCCAGTTTCATCCTGTTCTCTCTTTCGGTAAAGGACAGGCTTACAATGGCATACCAAAGAAATATCAAAATGAGTCCTTTTACATACATATGTAGCTAACAGTTCTACTGTAAGCTTGGTATGTTGTCATGCGCAAGATTCTACCAAGATTTGAGAGGGTCTTATGTTGGTCTGTAGCTTCAGAATGATGCTGAAACTCAAGCTAAAGTTGAATATGCAGAATTTCACCACATACGTAGCAGGATTTTTTCCACCATGCAAGTACTAGGTTTAAGTATTGTATACTGTACTGTTTATAATAGCTGCCCAAAGAAATATGTGAAACAGCAACAGGACAGTACTGAAAACCACCAGACTTACCAGGACAAGAACTGTCCATTCAATGATGCCATCTGGCAGGGACTTGGCTAAAGGATGCTCCAAAATAACATTCCTTTCCACTGTCCTGGGACAGAAATGGATTGGGTGTCTACAGAAGTACACGAAATGGcttggtggttttgttttgagcaCAAATACAATTCAAACCATAAAGATAAAACACTTAACCACACAATCAAATcggctttgttttgtttgttcattttatggATTTGTTTTGTGCAAATGTCATATACGCACAAAGTCAGGCTAAAGCTCTTTGTTCTATATGGTGGAAAGCAAGTGCTCATTGCGACTCCAGAGTCCAAAAAGTTGCCCCACCTGCAAAGCACTCAAAGTAACATCTTTTTGaagaacaaggaaaaaaaggaaaggaaatgaaaaaagggggaaaaatatGGAATCCCATGTGGGATGTAAACAACCTTTTATCATTTGTCTCATGCTTCTTCCTTATAGGACCACAAAGCAATGTACTCAACTCACAGAGGATGACTTACACCTGAAATGTTCCCAAACAATCATATTGTTTGATTGATTGCTTGAGAACATTTcataatcaaaaaaaaaaaatcttccacaGAGAACACCAAGCAAATAAACCCTTAtaaccaaaatgtttttaaaaactgcttaGTTACCTGGGGTGCCAAGGAGATTGTTGTCCCTCATCAGTCTGTAATCTTCTTCACTCAGACCGTTAACAAATTGGTAAAAGGCCTCCTCCCTGCCAAGCCGATCCAGTTGCTGCCTACGTTGTAAATCGGTCTGCTCATTCCCCCCTTGATCTGTATTGTCTGAACTCTCCATCGCCGCTAAAACCAAAACGTCTGTCAGGACCACCTAGAGAGAAAGACATTAGAAAAATACAATCAATTTATATCGCAACTGTCGCAAAAAAGCGTATATTAAGACgcaaaacatttttccttaTATATCACGAATGTAACGGAAGCCACTGAtcatctagctagctatatgaaaacaaattctTAACTCTGTCCGATTGTTTAAGGATTTAAAACCATTTACGATGGTTAAAGTGAGTGTGGCTACAGTGTTGCTTTAATGGTCACTGACAGgcagtgaaaacaaaatggcatcAAGAAAGGCCACCACACAAGGTAATGTACATCGCTAGACTGTCTAGCTCAGTAGTTAGCAAGTTGGCTAACACATCTAGTTAGGTAAGCTTAATAAGCTAACCAACTAGCGTGTCAATACGTGAACATTTTCCAATGGCTGGTTCAATTAAAGAGCTAGGTTAGCTACATTCGTTAGCGTAACTTGCCTCGATAgttaactaggttagctaaagTAACGGTAGATGTTAACTTTGCTAATTACACACCTACGCTCGCTACCTACCAGCTATCTATAACAGTAGTAACCAAAGCAGCTAGCATTAAGACATGTTCCACGTAATAATCGGCTAAATATCTGTAAAATCGATTAATTTAcgctgtagctagctagcaaccgggatgggttttttttgctttctaaaGCCTTCTCAGTCGCTTAAAAGGTAGACACCTGGTAACTAGCCAGTTAGATACAGCTAGATACCCTTCAATAACAAAACATCTTGCTAAGCTAacttggctttttaaaatagttACTTTGGTAAGTTACTATAGGTTAGTGTTTAGGCcacttagctagctatcttgGCGTTAGCCACCTAACTCTTTACTGAATCTAGATGTTGgataagtagctagctaacctatctaAGCTAACCCATGCAACGCTTTGTGATAATTAACttaactagcttagctagctagcgataTAGGTAGCTGGCAAACTGACACCAACGAGCTTGTTCCCGGGTCAAATGGAGCAATTCGGTATTTCATAAATCAAAGCTAGTGCCATAATTAGCTTCTTAAGGCCTCTAGCGGCCGTCGACATTtttaagatagctagctagctatcaatAAATTACACAAAGCTGAATTGCATATTTAGCAAGTCAGCTAACTAGCTCGTGAAGTAGCCTGgcttgtacatttacatttacaatgagTTAGTTTgtatattaatattactataCCCGACAGGATCGTACCTTATGTAACTcgataatattttataataatctTCGGCCTCTTCTTGTAGCTATATACTTCAAAAATCCAAATTAATAGCTGGAACCTGAATTCTACAACATCGGTTTCTCACACCATCCGTTATCTGTATTCTCGTTTCCGGTGTGTCAGAATTGTGGGAAAACATACGACAAGACAAAGGTGGTTTTGAAACTCAAATTACTGCTAGAAATTTTGTTTACGTTTATATCTAATATGTAGTTATCTTATGGAAATTTTCTTATTGtaaatcacacacgcacagcctaTTTAAACAAAGGTCATATTTAAAGGCAACATGTAATAAGAGTCTCACCAGACACAACGTAGTGTCACAGCAAGTGATTTTAATCTTAGTCTaggtaaaacaataaaatatacacatcGATAATCAATTTTCGATTAACataaacatcataaataagAATACAGTCTGATAAAACCTGGTAAAAACATAATCCAAAGAAGGCAATTCGGTCCTTAGTTGTTCATTTCCTCAAAAAGTGCCTTAGCAACCTCTGGGTTGGTAAGGCTGTTTAAAAAAGTCAAAGTAACCCAATAAACGTCTTATTGATAGGATTTATGTATTATACctaaaatgtgtaatttattcaTCTATGGATTTAATCGAAATATTAAAGTTCGAGTTGCAGTGTATATGTTTTCccaatatttgtatatatttatggaCTAGAGCACAGATTAATGTTTCAGCAATATATTAGGTTTAATTTAGCCAACTAGGGCGAGCTTGATTaagcaaacattaaaacatgtttaggtgattgcatgcatatttgtgtaGAAATGCTCAAAGAAATGAACATTAGTCACGTTCAACCATCTGTTTCTTAATCAATGCCATTTAGTGCATAAGTGTTTACTAACTATTTGATAGTGATTTTAAAGTAATTGATAACTAATTTAGAGTTTCCTTGAGAACGATACGATGCCGTGTCTTTAAATCGTAACCTTTATTGTGAAATGCATAAGTGTTGCAACAGGAAGCTAATCTGCGTCAACAATGCGTGCTTGTTCCACCCAGTTTCTGTGATCCAACGCCTCTTTCTGAAACAAGTTCTTCGGTTGCCTAATTTGCTTCTGTCTTCTTTATGGTTGTAATGCTCCAGTTTGTTGGTCCAATCATTACTTAGTAAGATAGTTAGATATCCTTGTAGTTAGGTCTCCATATGCGAAAGCGTAGCTGTCTATCACAATAAAAGCCTAGCTGTCTCTCACAATAAAAGAAGCATGCTAGCTACCCATCTTAGCTAATTGTAAACTAATCGCGTTTTATATTGGTCTGTTTCAATAAGTAATTTAAAATTCCTTTCTTTTTAGGTCATCACTGTTTTTAAGTCCTGTTTTTGGGTTTTACCTCGTTAAGACGCTTTGTGATAGGCTATTTGGTAAATAGGTCTATGCTAACTCTTTAATGCGAATTTTTTATTGGCATATCGAAGTAAAACTAAGTTTAAAAGTAGTTTTAAAACGACATTTTGAATACAGTGGGAGTTAAATTAAGTTATAATACATTCCCACTTTTGAAGGAGTGGCGAACTAAAATTATTAATGCTGCATATGATATAAGCTTAATAAATGCTGTCTGATGTCTGTCGTTAAGACCAGTACTATGTCATGGATGACTTCTACACGTGAAGGAGACAGCGAGCAATACGATTCGAACAAACTTAACAATTTCCAAAAGCAGCATTCAAAATCtcattttaattgtatatttACTCCATAAACATTATTACAAAACTCAGCAAGTACCAATATTACATTGTCACCATACAGGCGGattcacaaatatttaaaacttttgcaacacaacataaacaaaataatactaGAATAATTTACATGAAAAATCTATAAAACAGCAAGTAGTTcacaaattaaattttttttttcttaatttttttagtTTGCTTATTTGTGTTTTCCACAATAACACAATGCTCCCACAACAAGGTCAATTTCCTCGTACAAAACTCCCAACAAAAATGTAGATTTTTTAATGTTACTTAgtattttggtttttaaaaccAGAAACCTTTTCATTATACATCCTTTTCACAGCCTACAGAGGCGCAAAAAAggttactcacacacactaatacttcACAGCACTTTCTAAGAAAAATATACACTTACAAAATATGTTACAAATTGGCACAGAGaaaaatatacagtatttttgTAATGTCAAGAGTTCATTAAGAATCCTTCAACTCGACAGTATTTATAAAGCTCAATAATTTTttcaacaaaaagcaaaaagtaatCCCAATTAATGTCAAATTATTATTGTGTgaatatatatccatatattgTACATTCATAAAGAGGGgatcttttttttcatattcatacagaagtgtgtgtgtgtatataatttttttttcctttattgaatctgggagggaaaaaaactTCCTTAGCACCAGTAAGAGGAGGCAGCTCAACAGTGGCACACAGTACAAATCTGAAGAAGTACATTCAATTGAAAATAGGCAGAAATTAGAGAAGGCAGATGTTTGGGCATGATGGCCCATGTGCAGTTTACCCATCATCAGCATGAACTGCTCCTAAACATGGCAAGCTAGACAGAACAGAGAGGGCAGAAGGACACAGAGTAAAACTATGTTATGGAAATATTTTGGAGAATGGAATGATCCAGAGCATTAAACCATTCTCAACCATGTcccttaaaatattttctagAAAATGAcgtttatattttaaagtagaaaatgcatatttcagtaaaatgaaacaataattcatttaattcaaagttatttcagtttttaagtTGAACTGAAATAGCAAATGCAGCATCTCTTTTACAAGCAGCATATTTTCTGATAATCATAGACGTTCATTGGTGTGCAGGATTCTAATCAAATTCTCCACAGAGTACCACTGTGGGAATGTCATCACTAGTCAAAATACCTATAGAAAATTATAATGAGCTTCCAACACTATTTACCTTAAATTGTATATGGATTTCTTTATTAATTTGAGATGTTACTGGATTAATGTGTTGTAAGTCTTTTTATGTATACAATGCATCAATATTTTCTAGAATTTAAAGATGTAAGACTTGCCAATAAAGTAATTGTTTGCTGCCTTTATACTCTTACAACAACTCTGAAGTCATCTggtcatgtttgtgttctgtagCAGAGGACTTTACATGCTACCATGTAGGTAGAACAGTATAGTAATAAACAAGTGCCCAGTGCCTGACACCTATGTGACATACCAACTGTGGTACTCtattctttataaaaaaaattataaatcgTATAAACCACTACATCCAATATTACAGTCCAGTGCAGGGCCTATCTGAGGGCCTACTGAACCATATCTGGATATTTCCATtaactgtaaatgttcaagataATTTAAGGGTGTTTTACAagtgtttaactttttttttctcagatttaACATGGGAGTTATCCCTGTCGGTTTCCATGCCAATTAAGTTCACACATACTTTCCCACCAATTACAGTAAGGGGAATTACCTCATTTTGACTGTGCTTACACTTTGACATCAGTTAGAAGTCTTTATCTATCCCGAATGAGCACTGTACATATATTCTCTGctttttgttaaaatgtttctctcctcatttgtcttttttaatcTCAAAGCCAGGTTATGCTGAGAAAAGCTGAATTTGGCAAGTagatggaaaaaaggaaagtcTTCAACGTCTTGTTGTTTTGGTTAAGTGAGTGGTTATGTACCACTGTCAGCTGCAGGTGCTCTTCACAATATATGGTCCCAAAAGCAAAGAGGAAAAATCTGGAATGTTAACTTTCACAGAGCCTCAAAAGAGAAGGGCCAAAATTCTTATAGATAGTAAATGAAACAGCCagaattcatattcataataaATTTGTTCACATTTGGCACATAGAGCTTAAGAATTAATGTTTGCATTAAATAGTGCATTTCTGTACAGGGACAtagacaacaaaaaagaaagaaaaggcaaaaaaacatgAAGCACATTTAATTCCCATGTCTTAGAAATGTCCCTCGAAGGTAAGCTCCAGTAAAACTCCTGTAAAAGCATAGTAAACGCATAGGATGAAAATTCAACTTCGTTCcatcaataaaaaaatgttaatctgATATGTCTTCGATACAAAATGGTCCCATTATGTGCTATTGATGTCTTGGGGCCTACAAAGAATGTTGATTATCCTAGACAGGAAGCTGAGCATTTCCCACTTGAAAAAATCAGGCAGTATGAGGGAGAGGTCAACCTGTTCTGCATACAGAAactaaggggggggggggggggtgtgggagcttacacaaatgcatttttgtccGAATAGCTATGTTTCAAATGAGGAATATAATTACATAAGTTTAGGGCAGCAAATTTCACTGTTAAAAGAAAAGTCTTGCAAAAAGACATTGTATTTATCAAGGATTTTTCTCTTCAGACAAAAAGAATCAAAACAACTACAAGGAGAAACAGCAAAAGCAAGAAGAAAATGCAGCCATGGTATTTTAAAATCTCAGTCAAGCCTTAAACAATCACTCAATAGGTAGTTTGCAAGTACAAGAATTTTCTCATGCAAGATATCTATATCTTCTTGGGGCTCAAGGTAGGAAGTGGGTAGGTGGGGTCAAAAAATAAGAAGAGTGGGTtgaatttaatgtaatttccaTGCATCTCTGGCATTCTGTCAGTCAGTGCAGGTATGTCAGGGACGAGGGCTGAGCAGGAAGTTGGGGGGAAAAGTGAGGAACGTGCATCAGCAGCTAGTTACAAAATATTACCTCAGTTTTTCAAAAGAGGTCATCAGTGCTATGTCCTTACTCGGGTCTCGCTCAGCCCTCTTGCCCTTAAGGTTTTCGATCCGAGGGAATTTTGCACTGGTTTTGTGACGGTACATCTTTTTGTGTGCAGGCCCATTTATGCCAGGGACACCAAGGTTAGGCTTGTCAAACATGTTACAGCCCAGAGTCAACTGGGGGAAAAGGGGATGAGAGGCATTTAATTTCGCCTGATTTTTGCTACCTTTGCCCCCTGCTTTCCTGCCTTTGGTGCCCCCAACAGAGACAGCACCTTTCTTTTTGGGATCAGATGAGGTCCCTGCCAGGATTTTGAGAGTCTTTAACTTCAGACTGTTCGCCTCTGAGGGTAAACAGATGTCTACTGCTGGGCCCCATATTGGTTCAATAGAGGCCATCATGAAACGCTGCACCTCAGCCATCCCCGATACAATGTTAGAAAGAATGTTTGAGGGCTCTTCAAACTCTCGTTGGTCATCAGCCTGACTGTTTTTCTCTGGCCAGCCCATGCCTGGCCAGTCGTCAGAACTGTTGTCTGTTAGCTGGTGGGACATATACTTTGAGCCTCCAAGCTGGCTTTTACCACTCTTTTCATCCAATAAGGCTTTTAGCTTTTTGGATGCTCGTGAATTCTGTCTTGGGCTCTTGACCTTCTCGCCCTTTGCAGCTCttggtgttttgctttttttggtgACCTGACCTGCAGattgtttgctgctgtttttcctctttgaCTTTGCACCTTTTATCCCACCAATCATGTCAGCAGCCTGCTCATAAAAGTCGGCCTGATTCACTCCTTCCTTTTTCAGACATAAGCAGTCATCTTGATTAAAACTGTGCAACTGATAGTGGTGGCTATCACCTGTGAATCCAGTCAGATGATTTTGCTGCTCTATCATGGTAcaattccatttcatttcttGGTTGTCCTCCAGTGGCATCTCAGACCCATTTGAGAGAACCTTGGCTTTTCCCACCATCTTCATCTCTCGCCCTATGACCTGGGGGGATAAATTGGGTGTCTCAGGGGGTGATAGC
It encodes the following:
- the rlim gene encoding E3 ubiquitin-protein ligase RNF12-B, with the protein product MESSDNTDQGGNEQTDLQRRQQLDRLGREEAFYQFVNGLSEEDYRLMRDNNLLGTPGEITQEELLNRLQQIKDGPEQPPHSSSGSSSSSPEGIREEPSVTESEGAEETSNGDILLDWLNTVRQTGNTTRSGHRGNQSWRAVSRTNPSSGDFHFSLEINVNRNLAEQQTQTEAEQLDGGQASSDGPVQEPEVPMETAEVLEEPVVEEVAVIVEPEVPVPDSLPVTRSPSPPVTRPSGPPVTRPSDPPMTRPSDPPVTRPSGPPVTRPSGPPVTRPSAPPVTRPSDPPVTRPSSPPVTRPSSPQNQVLSPPSLPLVEQTRRGQIRARSRSPEQRRTRARTTRSRLPLNLDQLDGLPQARHSLPSRSHEPVLEAQVEGSSRTRLHVMSRQSAIQADSQEPLASTESPPVSQAHQQGEVPPGDAGASGRRPPTIMLDLQVRRVRPGEYRERDSIANRTRSRSQTSNNTLLFETERGGFRRTFSRSERAGVRTYVSTIRIPIRRISDAGLGEATSLALQSMIRQIMTGFGELSYFMDSDSDSLDSNRGPGTSADVADTLGNPSVSVADASEGSAGLSGQADPEARREERENGTPRGTAPREGRARPRAPVSLEETGSLPFLRLAHFFLLNDEEDDQPRGLTKEQIDNLSMRNFGESDALKTCSVCITEYAEGNKLRKLPCSHEYHVHCIDRWLSENSTCPICRRAVLVSADRESVV